One genomic region from Prochlorococcus marinus CUG1433 encodes:
- a CDS encoding CGLD27 family protein produces the protein MNESKCPVPKEQQPTNEFIELSKSKIFSWPKTKKSLILVLIKFWIGSFLLFLVISSGSVYFKTSTLRYFLLSLFSSLSIPLLISLRLYLGWNHIFKRLTSEKVEYEESGWYDGQIWIKPLVLKEKEALIASIEVKPILKNLIQVFSIISVLALTGILFFQYNIF, from the coding sequence ATGAACGAATCAAAATGTCCTGTCCCTAAGGAGCAACAACCAACGAATGAATTCATAGAATTATCAAAATCTAAAATTTTTTCTTGGCCAAAAACAAAAAAATCATTAATTCTTGTATTGATTAAGTTCTGGATAGGCTCGTTTTTACTGTTTCTTGTTATTTCTTCAGGAAGTGTATATTTCAAAACATCCACTTTAAGATATTTTCTTTTAAGTTTGTTTAGTAGCTTATCTATACCTCTCTTAATATCTTTAAGACTTTATCTTGGTTGGAATCATATATTTAAAAGATTAACTTCTGAAAAAGTTGAATACGAAGAATCTGGCTGGTACGACGGGCAAATATGGATAAAGCCATTAGTTTTAAAAGAAAAAGAAGCACTTATTGCCTCAATTGAGGTAAAACCTATTTTAAAAAATTTAATTCAAGTTTTTTCTATTATTTCAGTATTGGCTTTAACAGGAATTTTGTTTTTTCAATATAATATTTTTTAA
- a CDS encoding sulfite exporter TauE/SafE family protein → MLYLLVDPIDNFDHSLYKSISIFFISFFSNTFSAISGGGAGLLQLPALILSGVPYYQALASHKLATVALGIGGSLRNYKSLKNDIYIIRLILIFGIPGVIAGASIVKFISEQYLYFFLGLFSILLGFYSLLKPDLGLSSRNNNLNLIQKIRFLIFISLIGVLNGSISSGTGLIVTILLIKTFGVDFLRAISLTFFTVGIFWNLTGAFLLSKIGSLSLNLLILLIIGSFTGGYLGAHLSKLKGNILVKKTFTLVCLSVGVSLIVKSLINFL, encoded by the coding sequence ATGCTTTATTTATTAGTTGATCCAATAGATAACTTTGATCATTCTTTATATAAAAGTATCTCTATATTTTTCATCTCTTTTTTTTCTAATACTTTTTCAGCAATTTCCGGAGGTGGGGCAGGTTTATTACAATTGCCAGCTTTAATATTATCTGGCGTTCCATATTATCAGGCACTGGCTAGTCATAAATTAGCAACAGTAGCATTAGGAATAGGTGGTTCATTAAGAAATTATAAATCTCTAAAAAATGATATTTATATTATTCGGTTAATTTTAATTTTTGGTATACCAGGAGTAATTGCAGGGGCCTCTATCGTTAAATTTATATCAGAACAATATTTATACTTTTTTTTGGGATTATTCTCAATATTATTGGGTTTTTACTCGTTACTTAAACCAGATTTAGGTTTATCTTCTCGTAATAATAATCTTAATTTAATTCAAAAGATTAGATTTTTAATTTTTATTTCCCTCATAGGAGTTTTGAATGGTTCTATTTCCTCAGGTACAGGACTTATCGTAACAATACTTTTGATAAAAACTTTTGGAGTGGATTTTCTTCGTGCTATTAGTCTGACTTTTTTTACTGTTGGAATTTTTTGGAATCTTACTGGAGCATTTTTATTAAGCAAAATTGGATCACTTTCTTTAAATTTACTGATATTATTAATAATTGGTTCTTTTACTGGTGGGTATTTGGGAGCTCATTTATCAAAATTAAAAGGAAATATATTAGTTAAAAAAACTTTTACATTAGTGTGTCTTTCTGTTGGTGTTAGTTTAATTGTTAAATCTTTGATAAATTTCCTTTAG
- a CDS encoding ABC transporter ATP-binding protein, whose protein sequence is MVKNIIDVKNLSKSFDVSSKEPGLKGTFKHFFRRQTKSLKVIKNISFEIKEGEIIGFLGANGAGKTTILKILCGLIYPSDGSIFVSGYLPYRRKETFLKNITLIMGQKQQLIWDLPPIESFYLNASIYDIDKFEAKKRIKKLSDMLEIDKELYIPVRKLSLGQRMKSELLAALIHEPNILFLDEPTLGLDINAQRNLRKFLQKYNEDTNATICLTSHYMKDITSLCKRVICVHNGSISYDGKLDLLLKKLCPVKEILIVFRSEEEAIQLEKSGFIVKNRSNNEITLKVENNCITSALKTILNNFDVEDFYINEPPIDEIIGKILNKKDYDI, encoded by the coding sequence ATGGTTAAGAATATTATTGATGTAAAAAATTTGTCTAAGTCATTTGATGTTTCTTCTAAAGAACCTGGCTTAAAAGGTACATTTAAACATTTTTTCAGAAGGCAAACAAAAAGTTTGAAAGTCATTAAAAATATAAGCTTTGAAATCAAAGAAGGAGAAATAATAGGTTTTCTAGGCGCAAATGGAGCCGGGAAAACAACAATTCTAAAGATACTTTGTGGATTAATTTATCCTAGTGATGGTTCAATTTTCGTTTCTGGGTACTTACCTTACAGAAGAAAAGAAACTTTTTTAAAGAATATCACCTTAATAATGGGTCAAAAGCAACAACTTATTTGGGATCTTCCACCAATTGAATCTTTTTATTTAAATGCATCGATATATGACATAGATAAGTTCGAAGCAAAAAAAAGAATAAAAAAATTATCAGATATGCTTGAAATTGACAAGGAATTATACATACCTGTTAGAAAACTATCTCTGGGTCAACGTATGAAATCTGAATTACTTGCAGCTTTGATACATGAACCAAATATATTATTTTTAGACGAGCCTACACTTGGTTTAGATATTAATGCACAGAGAAATCTAAGAAAATTTCTTCAAAAATATAATGAGGATACTAATGCAACGATCTGCCTGACGAGTCATTATATGAAAGACATTACTTCGTTATGCAAGAGGGTAATATGTGTTCACAACGGATCCATCTCTTATGACGGAAAACTTGATCTATTATTAAAAAAACTTTGTCCTGTGAAAGAAATACTTATAGTTTTTCGCTCAGAAGAAGAAGCTATTCAATTAGAAAAATCAGGTTTTATTGTTAAAAACAGATCAAATAACGAAATTACACTCAAAGTTGAAAATAATTGCATAACATCTGCACTCAAAACAATACTAAATAATTTTGATGTTGAAGACTTTTATATAAATGAACCTCCTATTGATGAAATTATTGGAAAAATATTAAATAAAAAAGATTATGATATCTAA
- the carB gene encoding carbamoyl-phosphate synthase large subunit: MPQRGDLKKILILGSGPIVIGQACEFDYSGTQACKALRKAGYEIILINSNPASIMTDPEIANKTYIEPLTPEIVSQIILREKPDAILPTMGGQTALNLAVKLSESEFLIKNNVELIGADLRAINKAEDRRLFKESMEKINVNVCPSGIASNLTEAKDVSKKINSYPLIIRPAFTLGGVGGGIAYNLEEFVELCKTGLDASPTNQILVEKSLIGWKEFELEVMRDTADNVVIVCSIENLDPMGVHTGDSITVAPAQTLTDKEYQRLRDLSLKIIREVGVETGGSNIQFAINPDNGEVIVIEMNPRVSRSSALASKATGFPIAKIAALLSVGYTLDEIVNDITQKTPACFEPSIDYIVTKIPRFAFEKFKGSSNTLSTAMKSVGESMAIGRSFEESFQKALRSLELGIYGWESDALDDFESENDLLNSLRNPTSERILIVKKAMELGKTNSYIQKVTNIDLWFIEKLRNIFNFENDFLKDKELYTLDRDLMLHAKQLGFSDQQIAKLTNSEFFEVRRYRKKLNINPIYKTVDTCSAEFSSSTPYHYSTYEESFINFNSQIFDSEISEKSKSKKIMILGGGPNRIGQGIEFDYCCCHASYQASTNGYKTIMVNSNPETVSTDYDTSDILYFEPVTLEDVLNIIEAENPYGLIVQFGGQTPLKLSLPLFEWLKSNDGIRTGSKILGTSPISIDLAEDREEFTKILEELSIRQPLNGIARNQNEAEIVAKNIGFPLVVRPSYVLGGRAMEIVKDENELSRYISEAVKVSPDHPILLDQYLNNAIEIDVDALCDSEGSVVIAGLMEHVEPAGIHSGDSACCLPSISLSKSTIDNVRNWTKLIAQRLNVVGLINLQFAVVNANNKENKLFILEANPRASRTVPFVSKAIGKPVAKLATQLMQGFTLEDLNFTEEFSPKYQAVKEAVLPFKRFPGSDTLLGPEMRSTGEVMGLAKDFGIAYAKSELAAGNGVPSEGVAFLSTNDLDKKNLEEVARELLNLGFKLIATKGTASYLVNLGIQVEEVLKVHEGRPNIEDLIRSGLVQLIINTPIGSQALHDDAYLRRAALEYNIPTFTTIPGANAAIKAIKALQCNKINTYSLQEIHNY, from the coding sequence ATGCCTCAAAGAGGTGATCTTAAAAAAATTCTTATTTTAGGTTCAGGCCCGATTGTAATAGGACAAGCTTGCGAATTTGATTATTCTGGAACTCAAGCTTGTAAAGCTTTAAGAAAGGCTGGTTATGAAATAATCTTGATTAATTCAAATCCTGCATCAATAATGACTGATCCTGAGATTGCAAATAAAACATATATTGAACCATTAACTCCAGAAATCGTTTCACAAATTATTTTAAGAGAAAAACCTGATGCGATTCTTCCCACAATGGGAGGTCAAACTGCATTGAATCTAGCTGTTAAATTATCAGAGTCAGAATTTTTGATTAAAAATAATGTTGAATTAATTGGTGCTGATTTAAGAGCTATTAATAAAGCAGAAGATAGAAGATTGTTTAAGGAATCGATGGAAAAAATAAATGTAAATGTATGCCCATCTGGGATAGCATCTAATTTGACTGAAGCAAAAGATGTCTCAAAAAAAATTAATTCCTATCCTCTCATTATTAGGCCAGCATTTACTTTGGGTGGTGTAGGAGGTGGAATTGCATATAACCTTGAAGAATTCGTCGAATTGTGCAAAACAGGTTTAGATGCAAGTCCTACTAATCAAATATTGGTTGAAAAATCACTTATCGGATGGAAAGAATTTGAATTAGAGGTCATGAGAGATACTGCAGATAACGTAGTAATAGTCTGCAGTATTGAGAATTTAGATCCAATGGGTGTTCACACTGGAGATTCTATTACTGTAGCTCCTGCACAGACCTTAACAGATAAGGAGTATCAGAGATTGAGAGACTTATCCTTGAAAATTATTAGAGAGGTGGGAGTTGAAACTGGAGGGAGTAATATTCAATTTGCAATAAATCCAGATAATGGGGAAGTAATTGTCATAGAAATGAATCCACGTGTGAGTAGGTCATCTGCTTTGGCAAGTAAAGCAACTGGATTTCCCATAGCTAAGATTGCAGCTTTATTATCTGTTGGCTATACACTTGATGAAATTGTTAATGACATTACACAAAAAACACCTGCATGTTTTGAGCCGTCTATTGATTACATTGTTACCAAAATTCCTAGGTTTGCTTTTGAAAAGTTTAAAGGCTCTTCAAATACTTTAAGCACTGCAATGAAATCTGTGGGAGAGTCAATGGCAATTGGTCGGTCTTTTGAAGAATCTTTTCAGAAAGCATTGAGGTCCTTAGAACTTGGTATTTATGGATGGGAATCTGATGCATTAGATGATTTTGAGAGCGAGAACGACTTATTAAATAGTTTAAGAAACCCTACATCTGAAAGAATTCTCATAGTTAAAAAAGCTATGGAACTTGGAAAAACTAATTCTTACATTCAAAAGGTGACTAATATAGATTTATGGTTTATCGAAAAATTACGTAATATCTTTAATTTTGAAAATGATTTTTTGAAAGATAAGGAACTTTATACTCTAGATAGGGATTTGATGTTACATGCTAAACAATTAGGCTTTTCAGATCAACAGATTGCAAAGTTAACTAATTCTGAGTTTTTTGAAGTAAGAAGATATAGAAAAAAACTTAATATAAATCCAATTTATAAAACCGTTGACACTTGTTCAGCAGAATTCTCATCCTCAACTCCCTATCATTATTCAACTTACGAAGAATCTTTCATTAATTTTAATTCTCAAATTTTTGATAGCGAGATTTCAGAAAAAAGTAAATCAAAAAAAATTATGATTTTAGGAGGAGGTCCAAACAGAATTGGTCAGGGAATAGAATTTGATTATTGTTGTTGTCATGCATCATATCAAGCTTCTACAAATGGTTATAAAACAATAATGGTTAATAGTAATCCTGAAACTGTATCAACGGATTATGATACTAGCGATATTTTATATTTTGAGCCTGTAACTTTGGAGGATGTGCTTAACATAATAGAAGCTGAAAATCCTTATGGTTTGATTGTTCAATTTGGAGGTCAAACTCCACTGAAATTATCTTTGCCTTTATTTGAATGGCTTAAATCTAATGATGGGATCAGAACTGGATCAAAAATTCTTGGGACTTCTCCAATATCTATCGATTTAGCAGAAGATAGAGAGGAATTTACAAAAATTCTTGAAGAATTAAGTATTAGACAACCTTTAAACGGTATTGCACGTAATCAAAATGAAGCAGAAATAGTAGCAAAAAATATAGGGTTCCCCTTGGTTGTAAGACCTTCATATGTTTTAGGTGGAAGGGCAATGGAAATTGTTAAAGATGAGAATGAATTATCGAGATACATTTCTGAAGCAGTTAAGGTATCACCTGATCATCCAATTCTTCTTGATCAATATTTGAATAATGCAATCGAGATAGATGTTGATGCTTTATGTGATTCAGAGGGTTCCGTTGTAATTGCTGGCCTAATGGAACATGTGGAACCTGCAGGAATTCATTCAGGAGATTCAGCCTGTTGCTTACCATCCATTTCTCTTTCAAAATCAACAATAGACAATGTAAGGAACTGGACTAAATTAATTGCACAAAGATTAAATGTTGTTGGTTTAATTAATTTGCAATTTGCAGTAGTAAATGCAAATAATAAAGAAAATAAATTATTTATTCTCGAAGCAAATCCTAGAGCATCCAGGACAGTTCCATTTGTTTCAAAAGCCATAGGTAAACCAGTTGCAAAATTAGCTACTCAGTTAATGCAAGGTTTTACATTAGAAGATCTTAATTTCACAGAAGAATTTTCTCCAAAATATCAGGCAGTAAAAGAGGCCGTTTTACCTTTTAAAAGATTTCCTGGGTCTGATACATTACTTGGTCCTGAAATGAGATCTACTGGAGAAGTAATGGGTTTAGCTAAAGATTTTGGAATTGCTTATGCGAAGTCGGAATTAGCAGCAGGTAATGGTGTCCCTTCAGAAGGCGTTGCTTTTTTATCTACAAATGATTTAGATAAAAAAAATCTTGAGGAAGTTGCTAGAGAACTTTTGAATTTAGGATTTAAATTAATCGCAACAAAAGGTACAGCTTCATATTTGGTGAATTTAGGAATTCAAGTTGAAGAAGTTCTAAAAGTGCATGAAGGAAGACCAAATATTGAGGACCTAATTCGTTCGGGACTTGTTCAATTAATAATTAATACTCCAATTGGCTCACAGGCTCTTCATGATGATGCTTATTTAAGACGTGCCGCTTTAGAATATAATATTCCAACTTTTACAACTATTCCTGGAGCAAATGCAGCCATTAAGGCGATCAAAGCTTTGCAATGCAATAAGATTAATACTTACTCTTTACAAGAAATCCATAATTATTAA
- a CDS encoding ABC-2 family transporter protein yields the protein MISNLINRKIVTLLKVQYSNMLEYRIEIALWAISGIIPFFMLNIWTSNNLNESINISDIMLSRYFLCAFFVRQFSVVWVVFSFEEDSLMGKISPYLIQPLNPFFRYFAQHLAEQITRFPFALIIALFFFIFNPESIWIPNLVIFFLSAISTFLSFLIQFLIQSVVACLCFWTEKASSIERLLFIPTLFLSGLLAPVVSFPDHVKSWIYLTPFPYLIDFPANLLSGNETNIIRGFSMQIIWILLLFPAFKKIWSVGTKKYTAMGS from the coding sequence ATGATATCTAATCTGATTAATCGCAAAATAGTCACGTTACTAAAGGTTCAATATTCAAATATGTTGGAATATAGGATAGAAATTGCATTATGGGCGATTTCAGGAATAATTCCTTTTTTCATGTTAAACATATGGACAAGCAATAACCTTAACGAATCCATAAATATTAGTGATATTATGCTTTCTAGGTATTTCTTGTGTGCTTTTTTTGTAAGGCAATTTTCTGTTGTTTGGGTTGTTTTTAGTTTTGAAGAAGACTCTCTTATGGGAAAAATATCTCCGTATCTAATCCAACCTTTAAATCCATTTTTCAGATATTTTGCACAACATCTTGCGGAGCAAATAACAAGATTTCCTTTCGCACTAATAATCGCATTATTCTTTTTTATATTTAACCCAGAAAGCATATGGATTCCAAATTTAGTTATTTTTTTCCTGTCTGCAATATCGACTTTCTTGTCCTTTTTGATTCAATTTTTAATTCAGTCAGTTGTTGCATGTCTTTGTTTCTGGACAGAAAAAGCATCATCAATAGAAAGATTACTATTTATTCCAACTTTATTTCTATCAGGTCTTTTAGCACCTGTAGTCTCGTTTCCCGATCATGTTAAATCTTGGATTTATTTAACCCCTTTTCCATACCTAATAGATTTCCCAGCAAACTTACTTTCAGGAAATGAAACTAATATTATTAGAGGCTTTAGCATGCAAATCATATGGATTTTATTACTTTTCCCAGCATTTAAAAAAATATGGTCTGTAGGAACTAAAAAATATACTGCTATGGGATCATGA
- a CDS encoding DUF2862 domain-containing protein, with protein MSILDKAKIGNSVQINLDLSKDRLTKEIIDAVNVSSVAKISDFRITDGKGIGVVLQLSDGKEQWFFEDEIDLLDENGNVIRNYNYKKGNYDIVFNPLKELQYENKNQVRELLNPINFFLWLIASFKDIF; from the coding sequence ATGTCAATTTTAGATAAGGCTAAAATAGGAAACTCTGTCCAAATAAATTTAGATCTATCCAAAGATAGACTCACAAAAGAAATTATTGATGCTGTGAATGTTTCATCAGTTGCTAAAATTAGTGACTTTAGAATTACCGATGGTAAAGGTATCGGAGTAGTCTTACAATTATCTGATGGGAAAGAACAATGGTTTTTTGAAGATGAAATAGATCTCCTTGACGAAAACGGTAATGTAATAAGAAATTATAATTATAAAAAGGGGAACTATGATATTGTCTTTAATCCTTTAAAAGAGCTACAGTATGAAAACAAAAATCAGGTAAGGGAATTACTTAATCCAATTAACTTTTTTCTTTGGCTAATTGCATCTTTTAAAGATATTTTTTAA
- a CDS encoding DUF3318 domain-containing protein, which yields MSELQRLKSLLPPENESWVFIEAAAAIDPPLITLEEIGRDEVEIQIDLDEWDNFAIDHRNLLFWHEVGKIQNDAIPRDGWEMAALAIGLGGAIGELWVQDGLLLLLALGLSSFAGYRLYIKNNSEKKLQDAIFADERAIDLACRFGYSIPNAYKSLGGALKELIEKTRKKKKRSFFEDRLDALRKSAEKARSELSQQEGSEKSVSSENVYGQ from the coding sequence ATGAGCGAACTTCAGCGACTTAAAAGTTTGTTGCCTCCAGAGAATGAAAGTTGGGTATTTATTGAAGCTGCGGCTGCAATTGATCCTCCATTAATAACCCTTGAGGAAATTGGTCGTGATGAAGTAGAAATACAAATAGATCTAGATGAATGGGATAACTTTGCTATTGACCATAGAAATTTATTGTTTTGGCACGAGGTTGGAAAAATACAGAATGACGCAATTCCCAGAGATGGATGGGAAATGGCGGCTCTAGCTATAGGCCTAGGTGGAGCGATAGGAGAGTTGTGGGTGCAAGATGGATTACTTTTATTACTAGCGCTTGGCTTATCAAGTTTTGCAGGTTATAGATTGTATATAAAGAATAATTCTGAAAAAAAACTACAAGATGCGATCTTTGCAGATGAAAGAGCTATAGATCTTGCTTGTAGATTTGGATACAGCATCCCAAATGCTTATAAGAGTCTTGGAGGAGCGTTAAAAGAGCTCATTGAGAAGACACGAAAAAAGAAAAAAAGAAGCTTCTTTGAGGATAGACTAGATGCTTTAAGAAAAAGTGCTGAAAAAGCCAGATCAGAATTATCGCAACAAGAAGGTTCAGAAAAATCAGTCTCTAGCGAAAATGTTTATGGACAATAA
- a CDS encoding ABC-2 family transporter protein produces MNLKKYLKVYTKFLHTSFASELEYKANILIDFFTAILSLIGSIFLLTIFFQNNGIIGGWEFKQALIIQAIYTILNGITNTWFNPNLTEIVKHIREGTLDFVLLKPIDSQFYISLKKINPSGFLEIILGLCLLLYCGRINQINFNFSFITLSLITIICSICILYSLWFFISTTTIWFVKTWNATEVLRSFLYIGRFPLSSFSFSLRIFFSVIIPIAFITTIPSEVFLDQSQLWQILLEGIVATVFIFTSRKFWLFALRFYSSASS; encoded by the coding sequence ATGAATCTAAAAAAATATTTAAAAGTTTATACAAAATTTTTACACACCTCTTTTGCTTCTGAGCTGGAATATAAGGCTAATATTTTAATTGATTTTTTTACGGCTATTTTAAGTTTAATAGGTAGTATTTTTTTATTAACTATTTTCTTTCAAAATAATGGAATTATTGGAGGCTGGGAATTTAAACAGGCATTGATAATACAGGCTATTTACACAATATTAAATGGGATAACTAATACTTGGTTCAATCCAAATCTTACAGAAATAGTTAAACACATAAGAGAAGGGACTTTAGATTTTGTACTTTTAAAACCTATTGATAGTCAATTTTATATCTCCTTAAAAAAAATAAACCCATCAGGCTTCTTAGAAATAATACTTGGATTATGCCTTTTATTGTACTGCGGAAGAATTAATCAGATAAATTTCAATTTTAGTTTTATTACTTTATCTTTAATTACTATAATCTGTTCTATTTGTATTTTATATAGCTTATGGTTTTTTATTTCTACAACTACTATTTGGTTTGTTAAAACATGGAATGCGACAGAAGTATTAAGGTCATTCCTTTATATAGGAAGATTTCCACTTAGTTCATTTTCATTTTCTCTAAGAATATTTTTTAGTGTGATTATCCCTATTGCATTTATAACTACAATTCCATCTGAAGTTTTCCTGGATCAATCTCAATTATGGCAAATATTGCTTGAAGGAATTGTTGCTACTGTATTTATTTTTACTTCAAGAAAGTTCTGGTTGTTTGCATTAAGATTCTACTCATCAGCTTCGAGCTAA
- a CDS encoding asparaginase → MSSNFKNLYTSNNPPLQATLMRGSNIESIHKIHAVITDKKGRVLMCAGNPEYKSFIRSALKPFQAIPFVSSGASSKINNASKSIALSCGSHSGSKIHSREAFKILWEYDIDINNLKCPKSKTSPLEHNCSGKHAAFLATCKKMNWPLDSYLKGDHPLQIEIFRIVSELLEIPLSEINAERDDCGAPTLYLKLIEMSKLYSLLSSSENAELEQISRAMTTNPIMISDNNKFDTEIIKASHGQVIGKGGAEGIQCLCKINEGIGLALKVEDGSKRAKHAVSLHLLKQLEWISDLRIQDIEEKVFNFSEGVRMEVKGQLKFQES, encoded by the coding sequence ATGAGTTCAAACTTTAAAAACCTTTACACATCAAACAATCCTCCCTTGCAAGCTACCCTAATGAGAGGATCAAATATTGAGTCGATCCACAAGATTCACGCTGTTATTACTGATAAAAAAGGTAGGGTTTTAATGTGCGCTGGAAATCCTGAATATAAAAGCTTTATAAGGTCAGCATTAAAACCTTTCCAAGCAATACCTTTTGTTAGTAGTGGTGCTTCATCAAAAATAAATAATGCTTCAAAATCAATTGCATTATCATGCGGTTCACATAGTGGATCAAAAATACATTCAAGGGAAGCATTCAAAATTTTATGGGAATATGACATTGACATTAATAATCTTAAATGTCCAAAATCAAAGACAAGTCCACTAGAACATAATTGTTCTGGCAAACATGCTGCTTTTTTAGCTACATGCAAAAAAATGAATTGGCCATTAGATAGTTATCTAAAGGGTGATCATCCTCTTCAAATAGAAATATTCAGAATTGTTTCCGAATTACTTGAAATCCCGTTATCTGAAATAAATGCAGAACGTGATGATTGTGGAGCTCCTACTCTTTATTTAAAACTTATCGAAATGTCTAAGTTATATTCTCTTCTTAGCAGTTCTGAAAATGCCGAATTAGAGCAAATCAGTAGAGCCATGACAACCAATCCAATTATGATAAGTGATAATAATAAATTTGATACAGAAATAATTAAGGCTTCTCATGGACAAGTTATAGGTAAAGGTGGCGCTGAGGGAATACAGTGCCTGTGCAAGATAAATGAAGGCATAGGATTGGCTTTAAAAGTAGAAGATGGTTCAAAAAGAGCTAAACACGCTGTGAGTCTCCACTTGCTAAAACAGTTAGAGTGGATATCTGACTTAAGAATTCAAGACATTGAAGAAAAAGTGTTTAATTTCTCTGAAGGAGTTCGAATGGAAGTTAAAGGTCAATTAAAATTCCAAGAATCCTAA
- the rsfS gene encoding ribosome silencing factor encodes MDNKRLVLIAARACDEKKAKDIKLIKIDKVSFISEWILIAEGLSDVQVRSITNSVEGELREKAKVEPLRKEGVSEAKWALLDYGDLIVNIFQPDVRKYYDLESFWSNGDNLSFP; translated from the coding sequence ATGGACAATAAACGTTTGGTTCTTATTGCCGCCAGAGCTTGTGACGAAAAAAAAGCTAAAGATATAAAGCTTATAAAAATTGACAAGGTCTCTTTCATTAGTGAATGGATATTAATTGCTGAGGGCCTATCTGATGTACAGGTTAGATCCATAACAAATTCTGTTGAGGGAGAGTTGAGAGAGAAGGCTAAAGTTGAACCATTAAGAAAGGAAGGAGTAAGCGAAGCGAAATGGGCTTTACTTGATTATGGTGATTTGATTGTAAATATTTTTCAACCAGACGTAAGAAAATATTATGATCTTGAATCATTCTGGAGTAATGGGGATAATCTTTCATTTCCATAA
- a CDS encoding HNH endonuclease, whose amino-acid sequence MHKQDAIYLDQLCPKISNKSWRESLHKLTKYKCIYCGKPSESLDHLHPRSKGGESSTSNCVPCCLSCNGQKSDSEVLSWYRKQNFYDPRRSMAIRAWFNDDLRLASVLLNYIN is encoded by the coding sequence ATGCATAAACAAGATGCAATTTACCTTGATCAGCTATGTCCAAAGATAAGTAATAAAAGTTGGAGAGAGTCACTTCACAAACTCACTAAATATAAATGTATTTATTGCGGTAAACCATCAGAATCACTTGATCACCTGCATCCAAGGTCGAAAGGGGGCGAAAGCAGTACAAGTAATTGTGTGCCATGTTGCTTATCATGTAATGGTCAAAAGTCTGATTCTGAAGTTCTTAGTTGGTACAGGAAACAAAACTTTTATGACCCTAGAAGGTCTATGGCGATTAGAGCTTGGTTTAATGATGATTTAAGACTAGCTTCAGTTCTATTAAACTACATAAATTAA